A single region of the Pirellulaceae bacterium genome encodes:
- a CDS encoding transglutaminase-like domain-containing protein, translated as MTQNHPRFCKPAAYQAFQEATLSIHQTDSLIQAAVAISQHLMLDASLPDVKREIEQLSSQVRTRIPNGSQTGVLAHLHQVLFEEQAFQGISADYYNPRNSCLPYVMQSHRGIPITLVLIYKAVGEQLGLNVNGLNCPGHFLAEVTIANDRMIIDPFRRGLMLTQEEAVQYLEQIVNQPIDPAQLTQVTTHTAWLRRILRNLQSIFSMQENSSNLQAMCELEQLVSLDTE; from the coding sequence ATGACACAAAACCACCCACGTTTCTGCAAACCGGCTGCTTATCAGGCTTTCCAAGAGGCAACGCTGTCGATCCATCAGACGGACTCCTTGATCCAAGCGGCCGTGGCAATTTCGCAGCACCTGATGCTGGATGCCTCACTCCCCGACGTCAAACGGGAAATTGAACAATTATCATCACAAGTGCGAACTCGCATTCCCAACGGCAGTCAAACCGGCGTTTTGGCTCACTTGCATCAAGTACTCTTCGAAGAACAAGCGTTCCAAGGAATTTCAGCGGATTATTACAACCCTCGCAACAGCTGTTTACCTTACGTCATGCAGTCACATCGAGGAATTCCCATCACGCTCGTCCTAATTTATAAAGCTGTCGGGGAGCAACTGGGACTGAACGTCAATGGGCTCAATTGCCCGGGGCACTTTTTAGCGGAGGTCACCATCGCAAACGATCGAATGATCATCGATCCATTTCGACGAGGCCTCATGTTGACGCAAGAGGAGGCGGTCCAATACCTTGAACAGATCGTCAACCAACCCATTGACCCAGCCCAACTAACACAGGTAACCACGCATACTGCTTGGCTCAGGCGAATCTTACGAAACTTACAAAGCATTTTCTCCATGCAAGAAAACTCATCGAATTTACAAGCGATGTGCGAACTGGAACAACTAGTTAGCTTGGATACGGAGTGA
- a CDS encoding enolase C-terminal domain-like protein, whose amino-acid sequence MGKPTDLRIKDVNTDTQRIEYRAPMKFGGRVVTDVVIFNVTVAVETNDGRRGIGRGSMPMGNVWGWPSDQVSNENTLAAMVELAERIAAHGSQTEIVGHPLEITTALANDYHRFAEETIQRLELCEAMPRLAQLVAGSPWDAALFDAQGQALEQNVYNLLGSEYLNADLGHWLGKDFEGEYLDQYTLREPKSQMPLYHLVGALDPLTDGDLPSRLNDGTPETLPEWIQSDGLTHLKIKLNGNDLDWDVDRVLSVDRVASEAQQARNCDRWFYSLDFNEKCQNVEYVLEFLQRIQTQAMGAFDRVQYIEQPTSRYLSQDPENQMDEAAKIKPVVIDESLVDLESLLLSRELGYSGVALKGCKGHSEALLMGAAAQKYQMFLCVQDLTCPGASFLHSASLAARIPTVAAIEGNGRQYCPAGNEGWRKRYPSMFEINDGTVGTFALNQTGLGFHWE is encoded by the coding sequence ATGGGAAAGCCGACAGATCTACGGATCAAAGACGTAAACACCGACACGCAGCGCATCGAATATCGCGCGCCAATGAAGTTCGGTGGACGTGTCGTAACGGACGTTGTCATCTTCAACGTTACAGTTGCGGTGGAAACGAACGATGGCAGGCGGGGGATCGGACGAGGGTCAATGCCAATGGGCAACGTCTGGGGCTGGCCTTCCGATCAAGTCTCCAACGAAAACACCCTGGCTGCGATGGTGGAATTAGCAGAACGAATTGCCGCACACGGCAGCCAAACGGAAATCGTTGGTCACCCGCTCGAAATCACGACTGCTTTGGCAAACGATTATCATCGTTTTGCAGAAGAAACAATCCAACGGCTGGAGCTTTGCGAAGCGATGCCCCGACTTGCGCAGCTGGTCGCCGGCAGCCCCTGGGACGCCGCTCTCTTTGACGCGCAAGGACAGGCACTCGAACAGAACGTTTACAATTTACTTGGCTCCGAATACCTTAACGCCGATCTAGGACACTGGCTCGGTAAGGACTTCGAAGGAGAATATCTCGACCAATACACTCTGCGAGAACCTAAGTCTCAAATGCCGTTGTATCATCTCGTCGGAGCACTCGATCCTCTCACCGATGGGGATCTCCCATCAAGATTAAATGATGGCACTCCGGAAACACTCCCTGAATGGATCCAATCCGACGGCTTGACGCATCTGAAGATCAAACTGAACGGTAACGATCTCGATTGGGATGTGGATCGCGTGCTGTCGGTGGATCGCGTTGCGAGTGAAGCCCAACAAGCTCGAAACTGCGATCGCTGGTTTTATTCATTAGACTTCAACGAAAAGTGCCAAAACGTTGAATACGTGCTCGAATTCCTCCAACGAATCCAAACCCAAGCAATGGGGGCGTTTGACCGCGTTCAATATATTGAACAACCCACGAGCCGCTACTTGAGTCAAGATCCGGAGAATCAGATGGATGAGGCCGCGAAAATCAAACCCGTGGTAATCGATGAATCCTTAGTCGACCTCGAATCGTTACTGCTAAGTCGGGAATTGGGTTACTCCGGTGTTGCCCTCAAGGGCTGCAAAGGACACAGCGAAGCGCTGCTGATGGGCGCAGCGGCTCAGAAGTACCAAATGTTTCTCTGCGTGCAAGATCTAACCTGCCCGGGTGCGTCGTTTCTGCACTCGGCTTCACTTGCGGCGAGAATTCCAACCGTGGCCGCGATTGAAGGCAACGGTCGTCAATACTGCCCTGCGGGCAACGAGGGCTGGCGAAAACGCTATCCCTCGATGTTCGAGATTAACGACGGAACGGTTGGGACCTTCGCTCTTAATCAAACCGGACTGGGTTTTCACTGGGAATGA
- a CDS encoding BBP7 family outer membrane beta-barrel protein: MRRSTADSFTLMTDQNTGQEIVNVDNLEFDHRAVPRLNLIYETACCWGIGIGFFGIDSWNTSKPGGNIVSPVLIGPGINFPNTAPGTIFRADYGSELYSLEVNFRRRVTSCVTVLAGFRWVEFGDDLATSTIAPIVEPIYSIDTNNHMYGFQIGGDAQLVTLGSFHIDSIIRAGILFNSADQNTYAPALSQIGPSVVDRISASADHTSFIGELGLRGVYDLGAGFSVIGGYQVMFLDGIALAPDQIPVTDLIAPGSAVLDTGGTLYFHGATVGLQATF; encoded by the coding sequence TTGCGTCGTTCAACCGCAGATTCGTTTACCTTAATGACCGACCAGAACACGGGCCAAGAGATTGTCAATGTCGACAACTTAGAGTTTGATCATCGAGCGGTACCTCGCCTGAATTTAATCTACGAGACTGCCTGTTGTTGGGGCATCGGAATTGGCTTCTTTGGAATTGATTCGTGGAACACATCCAAGCCGGGCGGAAACATTGTTTCTCCAGTTCTCATCGGCCCCGGTATTAATTTCCCCAACACTGCACCGGGCACGATCTTTCGCGCCGACTATGGATCCGAACTCTACAGCTTAGAAGTCAATTTTCGCCGTCGAGTCACCTCATGCGTCACCGTCCTGGCCGGTTTTCGTTGGGTAGAATTTGGCGATGACTTGGCCACCTCTACCATTGCTCCCATTGTCGAACCCATCTATTCGATTGACACCAATAACCACATGTATGGTTTTCAGATTGGCGGAGACGCCCAGCTTGTCACCCTGGGATCGTTTCACATCGACAGTATCATCCGAGCGGGTATTCTCTTTAACTCAGCAGACCAAAACACCTACGCACCGGCTCTGTCGCAAATCGGTCCGAGCGTCGTAGATCGGATCAGCGCGAGCGCAGACCACACTAGCTTTATAGGCGAATTGGGATTGCGTGGTGTCTACGACCTGGGTGCAGGATTCTCTGTCATTGGTGGTTACCAGGTAATGTTTCTGGACGGTATCGCACTCGCCCCCGATCAAATCCCAGTAACCGATCTGATCGCCCCTGGCTCCGCCGTCTTAGACACCGGTGGAACACTTTATTTCCACGGAGCAACGGTCGGCTTGCAAGCGACCTTTTAA
- a CDS encoding Gfo/Idh/MocA family oxidoreductase, which produces MKGQSNQTRRNFMIGSATAASLATWLPTTSLSARPNTGPNDQIGLGVIGIGPRCTYDLQAMLGFDDIRCLAIADVQASRRAAGKKLVDERYSNQNCVIYRDFRSLLDRNDIDAVLIATGDRWHAAASILAAKAGKDVYSEKPCGITIADCQQLADTMHRERRVFQAGTQRRSVPNFQSAVQMAQSGKLGKLKTLHASVYLPTLGNEWLPAQPTPAREVVDWNLWLGPAPWRPFNQNYVNGRWRGQWDFDSGARLLDWGAHTVDLCQWANQADETMPLDYYPSDKNVICHYANGVKLSIDFLPEPFGDRSPDYITRLGTCPVRFVGEAGWVETGDAGEIVVEPESLQSKPVRPGKRIRGLEVRDHARNFFDCIRSREQTAANPDVMRHSHITCHAAAIAWILGRKLTLDPAKEEFVNDDEANQLRSRGSRNWMS; this is translated from the coding sequence ATGAAGGGCCAAAGCAATCAAACTCGGCGCAATTTCATGATCGGGTCTGCAACAGCTGCTTCTTTGGCGACGTGGTTGCCGACCACAAGTTTGTCCGCTCGCCCAAACACGGGCCCTAACGATCAGATCGGCTTAGGTGTCATCGGCATTGGCCCGCGTTGCACTTACGATCTCCAAGCGATGCTCGGATTCGATGACATTCGTTGTCTGGCAATCGCCGACGTCCAAGCGAGTCGGCGCGCCGCGGGAAAAAAATTAGTCGACGAGCGTTATAGCAACCAGAATTGCGTCATCTATCGCGATTTCCGCAGCTTATTAGACCGCAATGACATTGATGCGGTTTTGATCGCAACCGGTGATCGTTGGCATGCGGCAGCCTCAATTCTCGCCGCAAAAGCGGGCAAGGATGTTTACAGCGAAAAACCATGTGGGATCACAATCGCGGATTGCCAACAGCTTGCCGACACCATGCATCGTGAGCGACGCGTATTTCAAGCGGGGACCCAACGCCGCAGCGTACCAAACTTCCAGAGCGCAGTTCAGATGGCACAGAGCGGAAAGCTCGGCAAGCTCAAAACCCTACATGCGTCGGTCTACCTACCGACCCTTGGTAATGAATGGCTCCCCGCACAGCCAACCCCCGCGCGCGAAGTTGTCGATTGGAATCTTTGGCTCGGGCCCGCACCTTGGCGACCGTTCAATCAAAACTACGTCAACGGTCGCTGGCGTGGCCAGTGGGACTTCGACTCGGGAGCGAGGCTACTGGATTGGGGAGCCCACACCGTCGATCTCTGCCAGTGGGCGAATCAAGCCGACGAAACGATGCCTCTGGACTATTACCCCTCCGATAAGAATGTCATTTGCCACTATGCAAATGGCGTGAAGTTGAGCATCGACTTTTTGCCGGAACCATTTGGCGATCGATCGCCTGATTACATCACTCGGCTTGGCACCTGTCCGGTGCGGTTCGTCGGCGAAGCGGGTTGGGTGGAGACGGGAGATGCAGGCGAAATCGTGGTTGAGCCTGAGTCTCTGCAAAGCAAGCCGGTCCGACCTGGCAAACGCATCCGTGGTCTGGAGGTTCGTGATCACGCAAGAAACTTCTTCGACTGCATCCGCTCCCGTGAACAAACGGCTGCTAACCCTGACGTGATGCGGCATTCCCACATCACCTGTCACGCGGCTGCGATTGCCTGGATTTTGGGACGAAAACTCACGCTCGACCCTGCCAAAGAAGAGTTCGTGAATGACGACGAAGCGAACCAACTTCGTTCGCGCGGTTCACGCAACTGGATGTCCTAA
- a CDS encoding phytanoyl-CoA dioxygenase family protein, translating into MTPDLSKSHKPITELFAHSADPGEFRLEQEQIEQFEEQGFLAGVPMLTANQVEALRRELAEFQSDSHAGREHWYEYNADESTDPDTVLFHALGAWRIGPGFHDLLWNPAFTVPASQLLQGAVRFWHDQLFYKPAHHGGIVAWHQDYSYWTRTQPIAHLTCWIALDDASVDNGCVQYIPGSHRWDLLPITGLAGDMAAISEVLSADQLEKFEQPVAAEMKAGECAFHHSLMVHGSHENRTARPRRAAVINAVRDGVYSSSNESLLEGVPIIREGSPLSGQFFPLLYSPSS; encoded by the coding sequence ATGACTCCCGATCTGTCAAAATCACACAAGCCGATTACCGAATTATTTGCCCACTCGGCAGATCCCGGCGAATTCCGTCTGGAGCAGGAACAAATCGAACAATTCGAAGAGCAAGGTTTCTTGGCCGGCGTCCCAATGCTGACTGCCAATCAGGTCGAAGCATTGCGAAGGGAACTTGCTGAATTTCAAAGCGACTCTCATGCGGGGCGAGAGCACTGGTACGAATATAATGCCGACGAATCAACCGACCCGGATACAGTGCTGTTCCACGCACTTGGTGCTTGGCGAATCGGTCCCGGATTCCACGACCTACTCTGGAATCCAGCCTTCACCGTTCCAGCCAGTCAACTGCTACAAGGGGCGGTTCGGTTTTGGCACGATCAACTCTTTTACAAACCGGCTCATCACGGCGGTATCGTTGCCTGGCATCAGGATTACTCTTACTGGACTCGGACCCAACCCATCGCTCACTTGACCTGCTGGATCGCATTAGACGATGCCTCGGTCGACAACGGATGCGTTCAGTACATTCCCGGTAGCCATCGATGGGACCTCTTACCGATTACTGGGTTGGCTGGCGACATGGCCGCCATCAGCGAGGTGCTATCAGCCGATCAATTAGAAAAATTTGAACAGCCCGTAGCTGCCGAAATGAAAGCAGGCGAGTGCGCGTTTCACCATTCGCTCATGGTGCACGGATCGCACGAAAACCGAACAGCACGGCCGCGAAGGGCGGCGGTAATTAACGCAGTTCGTGACGGCGTGTACTCGTCGAGCAACGAATCCCTCCTCGAAGGCGTGCCCATCATCCGAGAGGGCAGTCCGCTGTCAGGTCAATTCTTTCCGCTGCTCTATTCCCCCTCATCTTAA
- a CDS encoding DMT family transporter — translation MAEPQERLAPNGPHSLRHEITFLATACGLLAAVGYTSANVFLRSLTHLDPSWVTCVKAIPTVIAFGPLVIRRLIRQERLFESSADLRRTVLVAIISQITGNIFFQWSLGVVGLAISVPLTLGALIASGALLGRWLLNDAITVRMAIASCILIFAFCILSVGAPAANAAIATIDAQASLPPIWITMGVAAACISGISYTLLNISIRFSSNRGTPQSSLLFTVGVVGVFFLGIITFARHGLSPLQETSSADWMRLFGAGICNVAAFWALTKALHLASVVFVNALNASQTAMAAVAGVIIFNEPLTAAMIAGTALTAVGLLLMTKSTSFPKSRPEPQPVKLAKNRSNNS, via the coding sequence ATGGCTGAACCACAAGAACGGTTAGCACCAAACGGCCCCCATTCACTCCGGCACGAGATAACATTCCTGGCGACGGCCTGCGGTCTGCTGGCGGCAGTCGGCTACACGTCTGCCAACGTGTTCCTACGCTCCTTGACTCACCTCGATCCCAGCTGGGTCACCTGCGTGAAAGCCATACCCACGGTGATTGCGTTCGGCCCCTTGGTGATCCGCAGGCTGATACGTCAAGAGCGTCTTTTCGAATCTTCGGCCGATTTGAGACGAACCGTTCTGGTCGCAATTATCAGTCAGATCACTGGAAACATTTTCTTTCAGTGGTCTCTCGGTGTGGTAGGTTTGGCAATTAGCGTCCCACTGACGCTCGGCGCCTTGATCGCGAGCGGCGCCTTACTGGGCAGATGGTTATTGAACGATGCAATCACGGTTCGCATGGCCATCGCATCCTGTATTTTGATCTTCGCCTTCTGTATTCTCAGCGTGGGTGCTCCCGCCGCAAATGCGGCCATCGCGACCATCGATGCTCAAGCGTCGTTGCCCCCCATCTGGATCACGATGGGCGTGGCCGCCGCATGCATCTCTGGCATTTCTTATACCTTACTGAACATCTCGATCCGATTTTCTTCCAATCGTGGAACCCCTCAATCATCACTTCTTTTCACGGTGGGGGTGGTTGGTGTATTTTTTCTCGGCATCATAACGTTTGCACGTCACGGATTATCGCCGCTCCAAGAAACCAGTTCGGCAGATTGGATGCGATTGTTCGGAGCCGGCATTTGCAATGTAGCCGCTTTTTGGGCACTCACAAAAGCGTTGCACTTGGCATCCGTCGTCTTCGTCAACGCACTGAATGCTTCACAAACCGCGATGGCAGCCGTTGCCGGCGTTATCATATTTAACGAACCCTTAACGGCAGCGATGATCGCTGGAACCGCATTAACGGCCGTTGGCCTATTGTTAATGACGAAAAGCACGTCGTTTCCGAAAAGTCGCCCAGAACCACAACCGGTGAAGCTGGCGAAAAACCGATCAAACAACTCCTGA
- a CDS encoding ThuA domain-containing protein, with translation MVVYVGRISVLGTLAFVVSMVGATAASSANSLEFKTRRQVPVAQGASQHHSVFETATWDPKQTAIVICDMWDQHWCQGATKRVAEMAPRMNKVVRAARKQGALVIHCPSSCLDHYRDSPQRRLAKQAPQVAVSIPLQNWCSLDLSREAGLPIDDSDGGCDCQPTCAGGSPWTRQIETLEIGPDDAITDSGEAYYLMQKRGIKNVLVMGVHTNMCVLGRPFSIRQLVYQGMNVVLMRDMTDTMYNSRMSPFVNHHTGTDLVVQHIERHWCPTTTSDQLIGGKEFRFPSDQRGTFVAVIGEREYQTQRTIPDFCNRMLASDFRLQYVFAEQENGNHFPGIETVADADVVLLSVRRRGLSKQQLTYLRDHVEAGKPLVAIRTSSHAFAPRLETKSNDTDVWPEFDHEVLGGNYQGHHNNKLITDPTTFVRVVSAGQHPILEGVRQDELPVASWLYKVSPLADTTTPLMTGRVEGREPHEPVAWINEPMGGARVFYTSLGHPQDFRLPAFQRLLANAIYWAADQDESIATR, from the coding sequence GTGGTTGTTTACGTGGGAAGAATAAGCGTTCTGGGGACTTTGGCTTTTGTCGTCAGTATGGTCGGGGCGACCGCGGCCAGTTCGGCTAATTCGCTTGAATTCAAAACAAGAAGACAAGTGCCGGTGGCTCAAGGCGCGTCGCAGCATCATTCCGTTTTTGAGACGGCGACTTGGGATCCGAAGCAAACAGCGATTGTGATCTGCGACATGTGGGATCAGCATTGGTGTCAGGGTGCGACCAAACGAGTTGCAGAAATGGCGCCGCGAATGAACAAGGTCGTACGGGCAGCTCGCAAGCAGGGAGCGCTCGTCATCCACTGTCCCAGTTCTTGTCTTGATCACTATCGCGACTCACCTCAGCGAAGGCTGGCCAAGCAAGCGCCCCAGGTAGCGGTCAGTATCCCGTTGCAAAACTGGTGTAGTTTGGATCTGTCTCGTGAGGCTGGCCTGCCAATTGATGATTCGGACGGCGGTTGCGACTGTCAGCCGACCTGTGCAGGCGGATCGCCCTGGACGCGTCAGATCGAAACCTTAGAGATCGGACCTGATGATGCCATCACTGACAGTGGTGAAGCCTACTACTTGATGCAAAAACGAGGGATCAAGAATGTGTTGGTGATGGGGGTACACACGAACATGTGTGTTCTGGGACGCCCATTTTCGATTCGCCAGTTGGTTTACCAAGGGATGAATGTCGTACTTATGCGAGATATGACGGACACCATGTACAATTCGCGGATGAGTCCTTTTGTGAACCATCACACGGGCACCGATTTGGTGGTTCAGCATATTGAGAGGCATTGGTGTCCGACCACCACCTCGGATCAATTGATTGGCGGGAAAGAGTTTCGATTTCCGTCTGATCAACGTGGTACGTTCGTCGCCGTGATTGGCGAACGCGAATATCAGACGCAACGAACGATCCCTGACTTCTGCAATCGAATGTTGGCGAGTGATTTTCGTTTGCAATATGTGTTTGCAGAACAGGAAAACGGCAACCATTTTCCTGGTATCGAGACGGTAGCGGATGCAGACGTCGTCCTCTTGAGTGTTCGTCGTCGAGGGTTATCCAAACAGCAATTAACTTACCTGCGTGACCACGTGGAAGCGGGCAAGCCCTTGGTGGCCATCCGCACAAGCAGCCATGCTTTTGCGCCGCGGCTCGAAACAAAAAGCAATGACACGGATGTGTGGCCTGAATTCGACCACGAGGTTTTGGGCGGCAACTACCAAGGGCATCACAACAATAAGCTCATCACCGATCCCACAACCTTCGTGCGAGTCGTCTCGGCCGGCCAACATCCGATTCTTGAGGGAGTGCGTCAGGATGAGTTGCCGGTTGCGTCCTGGCTTTATAAAGTCAGCCCGTTGGCAGATACGACCACGCCCCTCATGACGGGCCGCGTCGAGGGTCGTGAGCCCCATGAGCCTGTGGCCTGGATTAACGAGCCGATGGGTGGGGCTCGTGTTTTTTACACTTCGCTCGGACATCCGCAGGACTTCCGACTCCCTGCGTTTCAACGTTTGCTGGCGAATGCCATTTATTGGGCGGCCGATCAGGATGAATCAATTGCCACGCGTTGA
- a CDS encoding TIM barrel protein, whose product MNTHLTSRRAFINRTAAGLATLGTYSCGNAANGESQKQRFPLSLHQFSLKNLFDDGRLDLLSYPRFVKNRLQISNLEFAAEFCSGLLDSPRQAEAIRRQSKQVGVTNRMVLCGDSTALDAANAKQRAMAITEHLRWAKVAEHLGCQYLRVRASTEGDRQQQLENAAAGVGGLCDALKSSKVSVLVENIAAWSSNPDWLVQLVKRIGEDRVGLVADFGNFDGNPYEGMKTILPHTKSICAKSWEFNDAGQETKIHYERMMKVIKQSKFRGCVAIEYLGDQPVIGIDRTAALIRQYGNG is encoded by the coding sequence ATGAATACTCACCTCACTTCCCGGCGTGCGTTCATCAATCGAACCGCGGCCGGCTTGGCAACACTTGGCACCTATTCTTGCGGGAACGCCGCGAATGGTGAGTCGCAGAAGCAGCGTTTTCCACTAAGTCTGCATCAATTTTCCCTGAAAAACTTGTTTGATGACGGGCGACTGGATCTGCTGAGTTACCCTCGCTTTGTGAAAAATCGCTTGCAGATTTCTAATCTTGAATTTGCCGCCGAATTCTGTTCAGGATTGCTGGATTCGCCCCGGCAGGCAGAAGCGATTCGGAGGCAATCGAAGCAAGTAGGTGTCACGAATCGAATGGTGTTGTGCGGAGATAGCACTGCGTTGGACGCGGCAAATGCAAAGCAGCGAGCGATGGCGATCACAGAGCATCTGCGGTGGGCAAAAGTCGCGGAACATCTTGGCTGTCAATACTTGCGAGTGCGAGCTTCCACAGAAGGTGATCGCCAACAGCAGCTCGAAAATGCAGCGGCGGGGGTTGGTGGCCTTTGTGACGCGCTCAAGTCGTCAAAAGTCTCTGTGCTGGTCGAAAACATCGCGGCCTGGTCAAGTAACCCCGATTGGCTTGTCCAGCTTGTTAAAAGAATTGGGGAGGACCGAGTGGGGTTGGTCGCTGATTTTGGCAATTTTGACGGGAATCCCTATGAAGGAATGAAGACGATTCTGCCGCACACCAAGTCGATATGTGCCAAATCTTGGGAGTTCAACGACGCAGGGCAAGAAACCAAGATTCATTATGAGCGAATGATGAAGGTAATAAAGCAGTCGAAGTTTCGCGGCTGCGTCGCGATCGAATACTTGGGAGATCAGCCGGTGATTGGCATTGATCGAACGGCGGCTCTCATTCGCCAGTATGGCAACGGCTAA
- a CDS encoding alpha/beta hydrolase — MIRKYLLMACVISMSGIQSGANEPQETLLLWTDSAPGALGTAEKDRPKLSAYLPAKTEANGAGIVVCPGGGYGGLAMGHEGREIAEWLNGMGVAAFVLDYRHRGKGYGHPAPMLDVQRAIRQVRTNAGRWNVDANRIGVLGFSAGGHLASTAGTHFDAGHADAKDPVDRLSCRPDFMVLCYPVIAFDEPFTHRGSQKNLLGENPAADLVLQFSNEKQVNEKTPPTFMFHTDADRAVPAENSTAFYAALRKAKVPAELHVYANGRHGVGLARDIPGTSTWSKRCEEWMSAAGFLGNH, encoded by the coding sequence ATGATCAGAAAATATCTTTTGATGGCCTGTGTTATCTCGATGAGTGGAATTCAATCAGGGGCAAATGAGCCTCAGGAAACCCTGCTGCTTTGGACGGATTCGGCTCCCGGTGCGCTGGGCACCGCGGAAAAAGATCGGCCAAAACTGTCGGCTTATTTGCCTGCAAAGACGGAGGCAAACGGAGCTGGAATCGTCGTCTGCCCTGGTGGAGGCTATGGTGGCTTGGCGATGGGGCATGAAGGGCGTGAAATTGCCGAATGGCTAAATGGAATGGGTGTCGCGGCTTTTGTGCTCGATTACCGGCATCGCGGAAAAGGTTACGGACATCCAGCTCCCATGCTTGATGTGCAACGAGCGATCCGCCAGGTTCGTACCAACGCAGGTCGATGGAATGTCGACGCAAATCGTATTGGAGTGCTTGGGTTCTCTGCCGGAGGTCACTTGGCGTCGACGGCTGGGACGCATTTTGATGCCGGGCACGCTGACGCGAAGGATCCAGTGGATCGATTGTCGTGTCGGCCCGATTTTATGGTGCTTTGTTATCCCGTGATTGCCTTTGACGAACCTTTTACGCATCGAGGTTCTCAGAAGAATCTATTGGGTGAAAATCCAGCGGCTGATCTGGTTCTACAATTCTCGAATGAGAAACAGGTGAATGAGAAGACTCCACCGACATTCATGTTTCATACGGACGCAGATCGAGCCGTTCCTGCCGAAAATAGCACCGCCTTTTACGCCGCCTTGCGAAAGGCGAAAGTGCCTGCTGAACTCCATGTCTACGCGAACGGAAGACATGGCGTTGGGCTGGCCCGAGATATTCCCGGAACGTCAACCTGGTCGAAACGTTGTGAAGAGTGGATGTCTGCAGCGGGCTTCCTGGGGAATCACTAA